The proteins below come from a single Biomphalaria glabrata chromosome 10, xgBioGlab47.1, whole genome shotgun sequence genomic window:
- the LOC106069173 gene encoding uncharacterized protein LOC106069173, giving the protein MAERPQQADKQTAQQQHSPQPSASLTIVVPNGRQKDMHRILKPFLKSVECLETYLHIQEADSVAHLLGKTSSHVVPHYSVQGDEMSSPSLAVIVFLPEFGPKSVDNVRQKFRKLPWRHHHTIQLQKAGSSNVLGKHEFYSLSRQLPLWSVGISPHNVGYVRFNLFVRRFNAMVEFYRLITGTEMESRKPGFSMFSIGKFRPCENASTHQTVCELVLKHCPQVSPYPLKDAFLTFPVHNLQSLLAILPSRPQMTAPNNYLVHDPDGNALLLYESDLALPQQTLTLPSVVPNVCQGLTQPADKASVHSDSIDSGRYSDFDAYSGELDQCMSRLAAVCRLDANEGTHLTPLELPAARPSVQLLNRAYQTKCDIHPTMTYQTRPLPAFTTSQRPIKHVSHDLIGSDSKLKTHSSDHRSNPCDHIKVSDRSRATPESQADLSWLAVPTVEDAASLIQFTEPASETCVPRSKFIADLRDYGYLTSVPTKTTDVKSIHRVYDATFI; this is encoded by the coding sequence ATGGCTGAACGACCTCAGCAAGCGGACAAACAGACTGCACAACAACAACACTCCCCACAGCCTTCGGCTTCTCTGACGATAGTCGTGCCCAACGGAAGGCAGAAAGACATGCATCGCATATTGAAACCGTTCTTAAAGAGCGTAGAGTGCCTAGAGACCTACCTGCATATTCAAGAGGCAGACTCCGTGGCACATTTACTTGGGAAGACTTCGAGTCACGTGGTCCCGCACTATTCAGTGCAGGGTGATGAAATGAGCTCCCCATCTCTGGCGGTCATTGTCTTTCTACCAGAGTTCGGACCAAAGTCCGTGGACAATGTCAGGCAAAAGTTCCGCAAATTGCCATGGCGTCACCACCACACGATTCAGCTGCAGAAGGCTGGATCCTCAAACGTCCTGGGGAAGCACGAATTTTACTCCCTGTCGCGCCAGCTTCCCTTGTGGAGTGTCGGCATTTCCCCTCACAACGTCGGCTACGTGAGATTCAATCTCTTTGTTAGGCGGTTCAACGCAATGGTCGAGTTTTACAGGTTAATTACGGGTACAGAAATGGAAAGCAGGAAGCCAGGTTTTAGTATGTTCTCAATCGGGAAGTTTCGACCGTGTGAAAACGCTTCCACGCATCAGACAGTCTGTGAGCTGGTTCTGAAGCACTGTCCTCAGGTCTCGCCCTATCCTCTGAAGGACGCTTTCTTGACTTTTCCAGTTCACAATCTCCAGTCACTTCTCGCCATTCTCCCTTCGCGCCCTCAGATGACGGCTCCCAACAACTACCTCGTACACGACCCCGATGGTAATGCGTTACTTCTGTACGAGTCAGACCTGGCATTACCTCAGCAGACTCTCACTCTACCTTCAGTGGTTCCAAATGTGTGCCAAGGCCTTACCCAGCCTGCTGACAAAGCAAGTGTTCATAGTGACAGTATTGATTCCGGAAGGTACTCCGATTTCGACGCGTACTCCGGCGAGCTGGACCAATGCATGAGCAGGCTTGCAGCGGTCTGTAGGCTTGACGCCAATGAGGGCACCCATTTGACCCCTTTAGAACTTCCGGCGGCTCGACCTTCAGTACAGCTATTAAACAGAGCTTATCAAACCAAATGTGATATTCATCCAACAATGACTTATCAAACCAGGCCTCTACCTGCCTTTACTACGTCACAGCGCCCCATAAAACACGTATCACATGATCTAATTGGATCCGATTCCAAGCTTAAAACTCACTCGAGCGATCATAGATCGAATCCATGTGACCATATCAAAGTCAGCGACCGTTCTAGGGCCACCCCCGAAAGTCAGGCTGATTTAAGCTGGTTGGCTGTGCCAACTGTTGAGGACGCTGCAAGTCTTATTCAGTTTACAGAGCCCGCTTCAGAAACGTGTGTGCCTCGTTCTAAGTTTATTGCTGACCTCAGGGATTACGGATATTTGACTTCAGTTCCGACCAAAACTACAGACGTGAAGTCAATCCATAGGGTCTATGACGCTACGTTTATATAA